From Rhodamnia argentea isolate NSW1041297 chromosome 10, ASM2092103v1, whole genome shotgun sequence, a single genomic window includes:
- the LOC115733359 gene encoding peroxidase 57-like, which translates to MGCKMEKVVLVLLFVLPLALADLRVGFYSSACPQAESIVRQVVQKRFGTDRSITAALLRMHFHDCFVRGCDASILIDSTTKKPSEKSAGPNFSVRGFDLIDEAKKSLEAACPSTVSCADIVTLATRDSVLLAGGPSYDVPTGRRDGLVSNPNEVNLPGPTLSVSEAEQVFAPKGFTLTEMVTLLGAHSVGVAHCSLFQDRLSDFQGTGAPDPTMDSSLVAKLKGICGNSKSNDPTAFLDQRTPFALDNQFYRQIMQREGVMQIDQELAVDKSSAGIVSQFASDANGFKKSFASVMVKLGSVQVLTGNAGEIRRNCRVFNQPK; encoded by the exons ATGGGTTGCAAAATGGAGAAAGTGGTCCTTGTGCTTCTCTTCGTTCTCCCTCTTGCACTGGCCGATTTGAGGGTTGGCTTCTACAGCTCCGCCTGTCCGCAAGCGGAATCCATCGTGCGCCAAGTCGTTCAGAAGAGATTCGGAACCGACCGATCGATCACGGCGGCCTTGCTtcgcatgcattttcacgatTGCTTCGTGAGG GGTTGTGATGCATCCATCCTCATCGACTCCACCACCAAGAAGCCGTCGGAGAAATCCGCTGGGCCGAACTTCTCCGTGCGAGGATTTGACTTAATCGACGAAGCCAAGAAGAGCCTCGAAGCTGCGTGCCCATCAACTGTGTCTTGCGCTGACATTGTCACACTGGCGACTCGAGACTCCGTGCTCCTCGCTGGAGGGCCCAGCTATGATGTCCCGACGGGGAGGCGGGACGGTCTGGTCTCAAACCCGAACGAAGTGAACTTGCCGGGACCCACACTCTCGGTGTCCGAGGCGGAACAAGTTTTCGCGCCGAAAGGGTTCACGCTCACCGAAATGGTGACTCTTCTGGGCGCCCACTCCGTTGGAGTGGCTCACTGCAGCTTGTTCCAAGACCGACTTTCAGATTTCCAAGGTACAGGAGCTCCGGACCCGACGATGGACTCGAGCCTGGTCGCGAAGCTGAAGGGCATCTGCGGGAACTCGAAAAGCAATGACCCGACGGCGTTTTTGGACCAGCGCACGCCGTTCGCGCTGGACAACCAGTTCTACAGACAAATTATGCAGAGGGAAGGGGTGATGCAGATCGACCAGGAGCTCGCTGTCGACAAGTCTAGTGCCGGCATCGTTTCTCAGTTTGCGTCGGATGCTAACGGGTTCAAGAAGAGCTTCGCGAGCGTGATGGTGAAGCTGGGAAGTGTTCAGGTTCTCACAGGGAACGCCGGAGAGATCAGGAGGAACTGCAGGGTCTTCAATCAGCCCAAGTAA
- the LOC115733369 gene encoding peroxidase 44-like, which translates to MKKIAPLLGFVFLLPLALGDLKVGFYNSACPRAESIVRQVVQSRFQADRSVTAALLRMHFHDCFVRGCDASILIDSTDNNPSEKSAGPNLTVRGFEIIDEAKKNVEDACPSTVSCADIITLATRDAVFFAGGPSYDVATGRRDGITSAHDEVSLPGPTFSVPQAQQAFAAKGFTLTEMVTLLGGHTVGVAHCSFFKDRLSDFRGTGAPDPSMDPSLAVKLNVTCGASSSGDPTVSLDQSTSSIVDNKFYSEILAKRGILQIDQELAVDKSSVPIVAKFASDANGFRQSFANAMVKMGNVGVLTGNAGEIRKNCRVFN; encoded by the exons ATGAAGAAGATAGCTCCCTTACTTgggtttgttttccttcttcctctggctTTGGGCGATCTGAAGGTCGGCTTCTACAACTCTGCTTGCCCGCGAGCTGAATCGATTGTGCGCCAGGTCGTGCAGAGTCGATTCCAAGCCGATCGATCCGTCACGGCTGCCTTGCTCCGCATGCATTTCCACGACTGTTTCGTCAGA GGCTGCGATGCATCCATACTTATAGACTCCACCGACAACAATCCATCGGAGAAGTCCGCTGGGCCGAACCTAACTGTCCGAGGCTTCGAAATCATCGACGAAGCAAAGAAGAATGTGGAAGACGCATGCCCTTCGACGGTCTCCTGTGCCGACATCATAACTTTGGCGACACGAGACGCGGTCTTCTTTGCAGGAGGGCCTAGCTACGACGTTGCGACGGGAAGGCGAGACGGCATCACCTCGGCCCATGACGAAGTTAGCTTGCCAGGACCGACGTTCTCGGTGCCTCAGGCCCAACAAGCCTTCGCTGCCAAAGGGTTCACCCTTACCGAGATGGTCACGCTCTTGGGTGGACACACCGTTGGAGTCGCTCACTGCAGCTTCTTCAAAGATCGTCTCTCAGACTTCCGAGGTACCGGAGCTCCGGACCCGTCCATGGACCCAAGCTTGGCCGTGAAGCTCAACGTCACCTGCGGTGCTTCGTCAAGTGGTGACCCAACGGTGTCCTTGGACCAGAGCACATCGTCCATCGTTGACAACAAGTTCTATAGCGAGATTCTTGCCAAGAGAGGGATATTGCAAATTGATCAGGAGCTGGCCGTCGACAAATCGAGCGTGCCAATCGTCGCTAAGTTCGCGTCGGACGCAAACGGATTCAGGCAGAGTTTTGCAAATGCGATGGTGAAGATGGGCAATGTCGGAGTTCTAACTGGAAATGCTGGCGAGATTAGGAAAAACTGTAGGGTTTTCAACTAG